In the genome of Brachypodium distachyon strain Bd21 chromosome 3, Brachypodium_distachyon_v3.0, whole genome shotgun sequence, the window GGATCCGCGTGGGGGACGGGCCGGGATAGCAGCAGCGCCAGGGCACGGAGCTCGAGGCTACTGCTACGCCACCTTCTGGAGGAGCACAAATACCGAGGAGCTACTAGAACTATTCGCTTCGCCATTTTTTGTGGCCGTTCCAGGAGTACTATACGTACGTGCTGTGTACGTGTGGAGTTTCTTGTTGCAAGAGATTGCTCTAGAAATGGAGGTAGCGAATTGGGTGCCACTGCCCCGTATAGTTAGGTGGGACATGTATGAATTTTATTTCCAAGCTTCTACAAAAGTCCTCGAATTGTTACATTTCCTAATCTGTAGACGATGTTGCTCAGGAAGTTTCTCTAAATATTGCCAAAGGAAGGCGGAGTAGGAGTCGTAGGGGAATCTCCTGATCTATGGAAGCATCGCAAACTCTAACCTCTCTAGACTCGTCACCATCATTGTCATACCTCTGCCAAATCATCGTTACTatgaagaaagaagacatGGATCCTAATGCGAATACAATTGACCAAAATCTAAGTACTCTAGAGGTGATGTCAATTTTCCCCTAACCACGAATACCAAAATTCTGCACAAAAGCTTGCGAGGACATATATTTTTGACATAGAAAAATATGCTAATTCCTAATTATTCCTGAACATTTTTAAGTGTTTGTATTTGTATTTGATAGGCGTGAGCAGCACGTGACGTGAGACAAAATCTCAACTCGACGCTGCTACTACTAGCAACACGCCGGGGCTAGTCTCGGATGGTCTGCCGCACGAGATCGATCCTCGCCTCTGCCAAGCTACAAGACCGGGTGGACAACGAGGGTAAGATGAAAGGGGGTGGATCCACAATCGGGTGGCGAGACTGAGCCCTGGTGCATCAGGCCTTCCACCGTGTAGCCGTGCCCAAAACGTCAAAATGTTTGCCATGTCATTACCCGTGTCCGGAAAAAAGTTTTGGCACCGATCACACCGCGTGTGCAAAGAGCCTAGAAAATAGCAGGGCCCACAAATGAATAAAGAACTCAGCCAAACCAAcatgcatccaatttttcATTTGATTTCTTACCCACCAACTTGTGTTGtcagatgaaaaaaaaattagattcATGCAGGGCATCGTTGCTCCAGTTCCttgagaatttttttgggGCCAAATTACCAAAATCACTTCCGGCACAATATTTGGCCTACATTTGTGGAGGGCTTTATTGAACGGCTAGCTTCGCGTATACTAAGGACTatttccgtttcataattcttatcgaaatattacatgtatataaacgTTTTTTacgaatagatacatctacaTTTCAGAAAACTTGAtgcaagaattatgaaacggaggaagtactgtGTTAACAACAAGCTCAACCATCTCGCGCTACGTGTCTCCTGATAACCTCCTCACACATGCGCGCACACGTCCCCATCATCCTCTCGTAACTAAAGCGAACTGCAAAGTGCACAACAGCTTGATCGATCGGTACTTGGGTAGTTCTAAACCACCAGTTAACTAGCTGCCTAATCCGATCCTTGTCGCACCAAGAAAGCAACTAACTAAAGCAAAGCGCTGATTGCACTCTGGCCAGAGCTTTCCGCCTATATACGCGTACCTATACAAATTAAGTTCGCTAGAGATGCACTACCAACAGTAAGGCCAGTTACAAAACGTATTATAATCGACTTGGTGAATCAGTGAAATTTATTCAAGTTGGGATGCATGCAAACTGGCTGGGGGGCGTGCGGCAACTTGAGCTGCCAGGAGGGAGTTGAGCCACACGTGCCGCGCTGGAGGGCACCTAAACTTGCAGGGGCCTGCCCAGCCAGGGAGTGGGAGCACCAGACTGAGCAGAGGTCTGTCTGTCAGTGTGTCCTGTGGGTATCACGTACTGTAACGTACCTACTCATTCACGTGCACCGGTCGCCGTCGCTCCACAGTTTTGGCAAGTACGAAATCCGAAGCACCAGCCAATTTTTACCCGAAAAAGAAACACGCCAGATCTCTCTTTATCGTCGAAATTCTGCTTTATCTCCGTCTGAAACCAATCATACCGAGCTCACTGTCATGTGCATCCATCGCACCTCCTCCAGCTATTATAATTCGCCTGGGCCACACTAAtcgtcagtttttttttcttattttgttaAACGTCAGCTAAACTGTAGGTGGATAATTTCCTAGAGATATGTCGGTGGAAAACCCTTGTTTCGATACgccttttgattttttttttacaaatttcaATTCAGAAAGTTGTGTGAAGGGAATATCCAGTCCCGAACCTGTTTACATCTCTCCCCCTCTCCGGAGTACGATGATACATATGCCGAGAGCTAACAATTCGGATAATGTACATCTAGATGAACATATGTACTCCTACTTATCAACTTACTAATGTGGGCACATAGCTAATCAACATGCTAATCGAAAGAGACACCCGTTTCTTTTTCGGAAGAAAAGATTAAGAAGGCAGTTGCGTGTTGGCAACGGATGCACGAGTGACGACCAGATGAGCAGATGGAGCGGAGAATCTGTAGCCCGGTCTGGAGTTCCGAGTTGAACATGAAACACGGACTACAGTCCAAGGACATAATGTGCGTCATCTCTTAATAATTTAGATAGCGTGATTGAAACCCATCCAATGAATAGAAGAGGTGAAGGCCAATTTCAGTTATCTGAAAAATACACAGCTGCTGTACattcttcaattctttctgTCCACTTCATGTTTAAACACGGAAGCAACATTACACCCGCTTTTCTTGTAAATTAACACTAACAAATGTAATGGCAATAGTAACTTAACATCACACTCCTCTGGTAATCCCATTCACTAATCTGTAAACACAGCTCTAGTCTTTGCATAACCAACGAGCGGGAGTGCACAACCAGTACGAAAGACTACAGGAAAAGAGCTCTGAGTCAACAAAGGAATTAAGGTAACAGACAAGCTCTGAACTCTGCCATATGTAGGTGTCATCAGCCGTGCATCGTCGCGGTTTTCTTGAAGTCGATCTTGTCGACCTTGACCTCACCGTCGATGAGCTCATACACGTAAACGACCACCCGGAGGCCGTCGATGTCCATGAGCACGAAGCTTGGGTTCACGTCGTAGGTGATGCTGCTGTAGGCACCGGTGGCCGAGCCAGGGTTGATGACAACGCCTCCCTCGTGCTTGTAGGCCTTGAACTGGTGAGTGTGTCCAGTGACAAGGATGTCCACGtccagctgccgctggagcatCGCTAGGGAGTCCAGATCGCCCCATGGAACAACCTGATAAATGTTGATAAACACAGCAGAGTTTAAATGGTTAGAAAAGTACTGCAATGACAAATCGATAATACACTGCACAAAATGAAGATGATAGTCAATACGGCACTGACAAATTGAGAGGCAGTTTATGGTCTAATGGAACTCAAGAGCAACATTCTCCGCAAATTATTAAGTCACACTACTGGGTTTGCATGTTATGGTGCAGAAGAATGCAGCAGCAGAAACATCGAACGAACTGTCGTGCATGCTCCGCACAGTTCACAGTTCAAAGGTACTGAACATGCTTGGTGTCCCCAGTGATTTTAAGAATAGTAGTCCAGGCGAACCCAGCAATACAAGAGCATCCATCACTCTCTTGCTTGGATGCAAAGATAGGATTCTGACACAAATATGTGTGCACACTCATTCACTCCACCACTCAGTCAGTGCTTAACCGCGCAACGTCCATCACTCATTCAAACTTTCAAGGAGGCATTTATTCTTTTAAAAAACCATGTGCTTATAATTACAAAAAGTAGAACCAGGCAACAGCAAATATCACTAGTTACAGTTTATGAGATTCGGAGAACAGCATGACAGTTGACGTTCCAAATGACACCTACATCATATGATATACACATATCAGCTTAATAGTTAAGCACCTGATTCTAGTAGTTATTAATTACACACATCACTGGAAAAAACTAAGAAATTGTATTGCCACATTAGACAGGTGAACGGCAGGTAAAAATGTGTTCACACTTATCACTCAGATAGGTAAACTCGGATTAGAAGAAACTATGCAGTAATCCCCCAAAAAAATCTCACACTAAAGTAATGAGGTATTGTTTATGTTCATCAATTTCCCAGTATAATCCCATTACATTGGTATCTGAACTATGTCTCTTTCAGCTTCTTTACCACTTCCTCAACTGAACACACCAGTGCTATTACATTAATCCCATTAAATTGGTATCTAAAGACATTCCCCAACTGAACCAAGGAATCAATCATTACATTAATGCTACCACTATTGAACCAACAACCAGCTAAGAAATAATCCAGCCAAAGAAAAAACCATCGTAACAACATAAGATTGCAGCCATCCTGATGGTGAGCTTGACCACATTTTCAGAAATGTAGTTGTGTACTGCACAAGAGTTGTTAACTACAACAATCCCAATTCGAGGTACTAGTTATTGAGTTCATCAGTGATCAATTTTGAGTTAACAGTGCAAAACTACTGTAAACACAGATGCGGAATGTAATGGACTTTAATAAATGAGCACTTATTTCATCAGAAGTGACAAACATCTCTTCAGTGCCAGATGGAAGTGTGCAAACCATGCTGATTTGGCATCAGAACGTCATGACCGAGAGAACTAGTGTATACAGACACCGACAGATCTTCAAAGTATCCAGTCCAGTTTTCACCGTTGTTGGGAGAAATATAGAAGAACAGGTT includes:
- the LOC100837091 gene encoding vacuolar protein sorting-associated protein 29, which codes for MVLVLALGDLHIPHRAPDLPAKFKSMLVPGKIQHIICTGNLCIKEVHDYLKSLCPDLHITRGEYDEDARYPETKTVTIGQFKLGLCHGHQVVPWGDLDSLAMLQRQLDVDILVTGHTHQFKAYKHEGGVVINPGSATGAYSSITYDVNPSFVLMDIDGLRVVVYVYELIDGEVKVDKIDFKKTATMHG